One Ictalurus punctatus breed USDA103 chromosome 10, Coco_2.0, whole genome shotgun sequence genomic region harbors:
- the znf710b gene encoding zinc finger protein 710 isoform X2, with translation MHQQMDVGTQTDPVVVLSLAQAAVLGLISQNEVFGATIAPNGFYTGEPKESPAPSIERMEYEYADQLIGANGDYLGVNLGEDGQVHPSCAERRWQGTPENTKPLIGHHNSGSHVKGECVTPGLPSCNHMMSMMPRESMQMVDNSGYRLASKPHPSNCCSTCVREPKSTHPPPNHHVHPHSNNHTPNEVHTHGRNHTLEKRGNEEEEGNDARMGKAGSGGEEISSYFRANEVGYEGGDMDGVGEFDENNQGMFWGEPVEGEAPRGRRIDRLDINIQINESYCVDVGEGLKRWKCRMCEKSYTSKYNLVTHILGHNGIKPHACPHCGKLFKQPSHLQTHLLTHQGTRPHKCTVCKKGFTQTSHLKRHMLQHSDVKPFSCRFCRRGFAYPSELRAHEVKHERGRCHICPQCSMEFPTYAHLKRHQVSHQGPATFQCSHCSKTFAYRSQLQNHMLKHQAQRSFSCSQCGLQFLQLHQLRQHSLIHKVLKPQPRAAKGTKGFKCDVCAREFTLSANLRRHMLIHASVRPFQCHVCFKSFVQKQTLKTHMIVHLPVKPFKCKVCGKSFNRMYNLLGHMHLHAGSKPFKCSYCSSRFNLKGNLSRHMKVKHGMDVSPEGQDAPPDLEPHEDYEEDNFNFAAPENMDANDAPNLTKLSEVAIQELDYYNFGKDVGSYNTA, from the exons ATGCACCAGCAGATGGATGTGGGGACACAGACAGACCCAGTGGTGGTCTTGTCTCTGGCCCAAGCTGCTGTGTTGGGACTTATATCCCAGAATGAGGTCTTTGGTGCCACCATTGCACCTAATGGCTTTTATACCGGAGAGCCCAAAGAATCGCCTGCTCCGTCCATCGAGCGGATGGAGTATGAGTATGCTGACCAGCTCATTGGTGCTAATGGTGATTACCTGGGTGTGAACCTCGGCGAGGACGGTCAGGTTCACCCAAGCTGTGCGGAAAGGAGGTGGCAGGGGACACCTGAAAACACAAAGCCTCTTATAGGGCACCATAACTCGGGTTCACATGTCAAAGGTGAGTGTGTGACCCCGGGACTACCTTCTTGCAACCACATGATGAGCATGATGCCTAGAGAGAGCATGCAGATGGTAGACAACTCTGGTTACCGCCTAGCCTCCAAACCTCACCCCAGCAACTGCTGCTCTACCTGTGTGCGGGAACCCAAGAGCACACATCCGCCACCTAACCACCATGTTCATCCCCACTCCAACAATCACACACCTAATGAGGTTCATACCCATGGCAGAAACCATACACTGGAGAAAAGAGGaaatgaggaagaggaagggaATGATGCAAGGATGGGGAAGGCTGGCAGTGGAGGGGAGGAGATCAGCAGCTACTTCCGGGCTAATGAGGTTGGCTATGAGGGTGGGGATATGGATGGGGTAGGGGAGTTTGATGAGAACAACCAAGGCATGTTCTGGGGGGAGCCTGTGGAAGGGGAGGCACCGCGGGGCCGCCGCATTGACCGATTGGACATCAACATACAGATCAATGAGTCGTATTGTGTAGACGTCGGCGAAGGCTTGAAGCGTTGGAAGTGCCGCATGTGCGAAAAGTCATACACTTCCAAATATAACCTTGTAACGCACATCTTGGGTCACAATGGCATTAAACCCCATGCTTGCCCACATTGCGGTAAGCTCTTCAAGCAGCCAAGCCACCTGCAGACACACCTCCTGACCCACCAAGGCACACGGCCGCACAAGTGCACTGTCTGCAAAAAGGGCTTTACTCAGACCAGCCACCTAAAACGCCACATGTTGCAACACTCAGATGTCAAGCCCTTCAGCTGCCGTTTCTGCCGCCGAGGCTTTGCCTACCCCAGTGAGCTGCGAGCCCATGAGGTGAAGCATGAGCGTGGCCGTTGCCACATTTGCCCGCAGTGCTCCATGGAGTTCCCCACCTATGCCCACCTCAAGCGCCATCAGGTCAGCCACCAAGGGCCGGCCACCTTCCAGTGTAGCCACTGCAGTAAGACATTTGCCTACCGTAGTCAGTTGCAGAACCATATGCTGAAGCATCAGGCCCAACGCTCTTTTTCCTGCAGCCAGTGCGGCCTGCAGTTCCTGCAGCTCCACCAGCTACGTCAGCACTCTCTCATACATAAAGTGCTCAAGCCTCAGCCACGTGCCGCTAAG GGAACGAAGGGCTTCAAGTGTGATGTATGTGCTCGTGAGTTCACATTGTCTGCAAACCTGAGGAGGCACATGCTGATCCATGCTAGTGTCAGGCCCTTTCAGTGTCACGTCTGCTTCAAGTCCTTCGTCCAGAAGCAGACTCTGAAAACTCACATGATCGTCCACCTTCCTGTGAAACCCTTTAAGTGCAAG gtgtGTGGGAAATCATTTAACCGGATGTATAATCTTCTGGGTCACATGCATCTCCATGCTGGCAGCAAGCCATTTAAGTGTTCGTACTGCTCCAGCCGATTCAACCTGAAGGGTAACCTCAGTCGACACATGAAGGTTAAACATGGCATGGATGTATCCCCAGAGGGACAAG ATGCTCCTCCAGATCTGGAACCTCATGAGGATTATGAAGAGGATAACTTTAACTTCGCCGCCCCTGAAAATATGGATGCTAATGATGCGCCTAATCTCACCAAGCTCTCTGAGGTTGCTATACAGGAGCTGGACTATTATAACTTCGGAAAGGATGTGGGCAGCTACAACACAGCATGA
- the znf710b gene encoding zinc finger protein 710 isoform X1: MRSLKHLKPQTKRNLEEKTQQLVRCYAEAMHQQMDVGTQTDPVVVLSLAQAAVLGLISQNEVFGATIAPNGFYTGEPKESPAPSIERMEYEYADQLIGANGDYLGVNLGEDGQVHPSCAERRWQGTPENTKPLIGHHNSGSHVKGECVTPGLPSCNHMMSMMPRESMQMVDNSGYRLASKPHPSNCCSTCVREPKSTHPPPNHHVHPHSNNHTPNEVHTHGRNHTLEKRGNEEEEGNDARMGKAGSGGEEISSYFRANEVGYEGGDMDGVGEFDENNQGMFWGEPVEGEAPRGRRIDRLDINIQINESYCVDVGEGLKRWKCRMCEKSYTSKYNLVTHILGHNGIKPHACPHCGKLFKQPSHLQTHLLTHQGTRPHKCTVCKKGFTQTSHLKRHMLQHSDVKPFSCRFCRRGFAYPSELRAHEVKHERGRCHICPQCSMEFPTYAHLKRHQVSHQGPATFQCSHCSKTFAYRSQLQNHMLKHQAQRSFSCSQCGLQFLQLHQLRQHSLIHKVLKPQPRAAKGTKGFKCDVCAREFTLSANLRRHMLIHASVRPFQCHVCFKSFVQKQTLKTHMIVHLPVKPFKCKVCGKSFNRMYNLLGHMHLHAGSKPFKCSYCSSRFNLKGNLSRHMKVKHGMDVSPEGQDAPPDLEPHEDYEEDNFNFAAPENMDANDAPNLTKLSEVAIQELDYYNFGKDVGSYNTA, translated from the exons ATGAGATCGCTCAAACATCTAAAACCTCAAACCAAGAGAAATTTG GAGGAGAAGACCCAGCAGCTGGTTCGATGTTACGCTGAAGCCATGCACCAGCAGATGGATGTGGGGACACAGACAGACCCAGTGGTGGTCTTGTCTCTGGCCCAAGCTGCTGTGTTGGGACTTATATCCCAGAATGAGGTCTTTGGTGCCACCATTGCACCTAATGGCTTTTATACCGGAGAGCCCAAAGAATCGCCTGCTCCGTCCATCGAGCGGATGGAGTATGAGTATGCTGACCAGCTCATTGGTGCTAATGGTGATTACCTGGGTGTGAACCTCGGCGAGGACGGTCAGGTTCACCCAAGCTGTGCGGAAAGGAGGTGGCAGGGGACACCTGAAAACACAAAGCCTCTTATAGGGCACCATAACTCGGGTTCACATGTCAAAGGTGAGTGTGTGACCCCGGGACTACCTTCTTGCAACCACATGATGAGCATGATGCCTAGAGAGAGCATGCAGATGGTAGACAACTCTGGTTACCGCCTAGCCTCCAAACCTCACCCCAGCAACTGCTGCTCTACCTGTGTGCGGGAACCCAAGAGCACACATCCGCCACCTAACCACCATGTTCATCCCCACTCCAACAATCACACACCTAATGAGGTTCATACCCATGGCAGAAACCATACACTGGAGAAAAGAGGaaatgaggaagaggaagggaATGATGCAAGGATGGGGAAGGCTGGCAGTGGAGGGGAGGAGATCAGCAGCTACTTCCGGGCTAATGAGGTTGGCTATGAGGGTGGGGATATGGATGGGGTAGGGGAGTTTGATGAGAACAACCAAGGCATGTTCTGGGGGGAGCCTGTGGAAGGGGAGGCACCGCGGGGCCGCCGCATTGACCGATTGGACATCAACATACAGATCAATGAGTCGTATTGTGTAGACGTCGGCGAAGGCTTGAAGCGTTGGAAGTGCCGCATGTGCGAAAAGTCATACACTTCCAAATATAACCTTGTAACGCACATCTTGGGTCACAATGGCATTAAACCCCATGCTTGCCCACATTGCGGTAAGCTCTTCAAGCAGCCAAGCCACCTGCAGACACACCTCCTGACCCACCAAGGCACACGGCCGCACAAGTGCACTGTCTGCAAAAAGGGCTTTACTCAGACCAGCCACCTAAAACGCCACATGTTGCAACACTCAGATGTCAAGCCCTTCAGCTGCCGTTTCTGCCGCCGAGGCTTTGCCTACCCCAGTGAGCTGCGAGCCCATGAGGTGAAGCATGAGCGTGGCCGTTGCCACATTTGCCCGCAGTGCTCCATGGAGTTCCCCACCTATGCCCACCTCAAGCGCCATCAGGTCAGCCACCAAGGGCCGGCCACCTTCCAGTGTAGCCACTGCAGTAAGACATTTGCCTACCGTAGTCAGTTGCAGAACCATATGCTGAAGCATCAGGCCCAACGCTCTTTTTCCTGCAGCCAGTGCGGCCTGCAGTTCCTGCAGCTCCACCAGCTACGTCAGCACTCTCTCATACATAAAGTGCTCAAGCCTCAGCCACGTGCCGCTAAG GGAACGAAGGGCTTCAAGTGTGATGTATGTGCTCGTGAGTTCACATTGTCTGCAAACCTGAGGAGGCACATGCTGATCCATGCTAGTGTCAGGCCCTTTCAGTGTCACGTCTGCTTCAAGTCCTTCGTCCAGAAGCAGACTCTGAAAACTCACATGATCGTCCACCTTCCTGTGAAACCCTTTAAGTGCAAG gtgtGTGGGAAATCATTTAACCGGATGTATAATCTTCTGGGTCACATGCATCTCCATGCTGGCAGCAAGCCATTTAAGTGTTCGTACTGCTCCAGCCGATTCAACCTGAAGGGTAACCTCAGTCGACACATGAAGGTTAAACATGGCATGGATGTATCCCCAGAGGGACAAG ATGCTCCTCCAGATCTGGAACCTCATGAGGATTATGAAGAGGATAACTTTAACTTCGCCGCCCCTGAAAATATGGATGCTAATGATGCGCCTAATCTCACCAAGCTCTCTGAGGTTGCTATACAGGAGCTGGACTATTATAACTTCGGAAAGGATGTGGGCAGCTACAACACAGCATGA